A region from the Vicia villosa cultivar HV-30 ecotype Madison, WI linkage group LG3, Vvil1.0, whole genome shotgun sequence genome encodes:
- the LOC131655783 gene encoding putative multidrug resistance protein, with translation MGNKGGFFRYADGADKLLLFFGTLGCIGDGIQTPLTMLVLGSLIDDYARGGSQHTVSIQTINKYALKLVAVAIGVAVSAFIVGVCWTRTAERQTSRMRIEYLKSILRQEVGFFDKQTNSSTTFQVIATITSDAQTIQDTMSDKVPSCLVHLSAFFSSFIVALFLSWRLAVAAFPFSIMMILPALIFGNAMKELGGKMKDAFGDAGSIAEQAISSVRTVYSYVGEKQTIKRFSSALDTCMQLGIKQGQTKGVVIGSFGLLYATWAFQSWVGSVLVRTKGEKGGHVFCAEICIIWGGLSLMSALPNLASILEATIAATRIFEMIDRKPATDSTRGKGRILKHTRGEITFKDVEFSYPSRPDTMILQGLNLKVQACKTVGLVGGSGSGKSTIISLLERFYDPTRGEILLDGFDIKRLHLKWFRSLIGLVNQEPILFATSIRENILFGKEGASMEDVIIAAKAANAHDFIIKLPNGFETQVGQLGAQLSGGQKQRIAIARALIRDPKILLLDEATSALDSQSEKVVQDALDLASRGRTTIIIAHRLSTIRKADSIVVLQSGKVVECGSHDELLRLNNGQGGIYTKMLLLQQTSQNENVQHQINKSPPPMENLASSNSSWQNTPVHHAFSSAQPFSPIYSISVIGSSFDDDYSSENSEKPYRSNVSYRRLLQMNAPEWKHALFGCLGAIGSGLCQPFYSYCLGIVASVYFVDDNSFIESQIKLYSIIFCCIAAVNFISGIIQHYNFSIMGERLLKRVRENLLEKVLTFEIGWFDQEENSSAAICARLATEANLVRSLVAERMSLLVQVSVTASLAFVLGLIVTWRVAIVMIAMQPLVIACLYSKTVLLKSMSGNAKNAQRDASQLAMEATTNHRTIAAFSSEKKILNLFKTAMDGPKKESIKQSWISGSILSMSQFMTTASIALTFWYGGILLNHKLVESKHLLQVFLILMGTGRQIADTGSMTSDIAKSGRAISSVFAILDRKTQIEPEDIRNRKMKKSMKGDIKLKDVFFSYPARPDQMILKGLTLEIEAGKTVALVGQSGSGKSTIIGLIERFYDPFKGSIFIDNCDIKELHLKSLRSHIALVSQEPTLFAGTIRDNIVYGKENASEDEIRRAARLANAHDFISSMREGYDTYCGERGVQLSGGQKQRIAIARAMVKNPSILLLDEATSALDSVSENLVQEALEKMMVGRTCVVIAHRLSTIQSVDSIAVIKNGKVVEQGSHSQLLNNRSKNGTYYSLVRLQQSHSS, from the exons ATGGGAAACAAAGGTGGTTTTTTCCGTTATGCAGATGGTGCTGACAAGTTGCTACTATTCTTTGGAACTTTGGGTTGTATTGGTGATGGTATTCAAACTCCACTCACTATGCTTGTTCTTGGTAGTTTGATTGATGATTATGCTCGCGGCGGTTCTCAACATACTGTCTCTATTCAAACTATCAACAAG taTGCTCTCAAGTTAGTCGCTGTTGCTATTGGAGTTGCTGTATCTGCTTTTATCG TTGGAGTATGTTGGACAAGAACTGCAGAAAGACAAACTTCTCGAATGCGGATTGAATATCTTAAATCGATTCTTAGACAAGAAGTTGGTTTCTTTGACAAGCAAACCAACTCTTCCACGACTTTCCAAGTAATTGCCACCATAACTTCTGATGCTCAAACAATCCAAGACACCATGTCTGATAAG gTGCCTAGTTGTCTAGTCCACCTCTCCGCGTTTTTCTCTAGCTTCATAGTAGCACTCTTCCTCTCTTGGAGACTTGCTGTAGCTGCTTTTCCATTTTCAATTATGATGATCTTGCCAGCACTCATATTCGGGAATGCTATGAAAGAATTGGGTGGTAAAATGAAGGATGCGTTCGGAGATGCTGGTAGTATAGCCGAACAAGCAATCTCATCGGTTCGTACTGTTTATTCGTATGTAGGTGAGAAGCAAACAATAAAAAGGTTCAGTTCTGCTCTTGATACATGTATGCAGCTTGGCATAAAGCAAGGTCAAACAAAGGGAGTGGTTATCGGAAGTTTCGGTTTGCTATATGCTACTTGGGCATTCCAATCTTGGGTTGGGAGTGTTCTTGTTAGGACCAAAGGAGAAAAAGGTGGTCATGTGTTTTGTGCTGAAATATGCATTATTTGGGGAGGATT GTCTCTGATGAGTGCACTTCCAAATCTTGCTTCCATATTAGAGGCGACAATAGCCGCTACTCGGATTTTCGAGATGATTGATAGAAAGCCAGCCACAGACTCTACTAGAGGAAAAGGAAGGATTTTGAAACATACGAGAGGCGAGATTACATTTAAAGACGTTGAATTTAGTTACCCTTCAAGACCAGATACAATGATTCTCCAAGGACTCAATCTTAAAGTTCAGGCATGTAAAACAGTAGGCCTAGTTGGAGGAAGTGGTTCTGGCAAATCTACTATAATCTCGTTGCTTGAAAGATTCTATGATCCTACTCGTGGTGAGATATTGCTCGATGGTTTTGATATAAAGAGACTACACCTTAAGTGGTTTAGGTCCTTGATAGGATTGGTAAATCAAGAACCAATTCTCTTTGCAACATCTATAAGAGAGAACATTCTATTTGGAAAAGAAGGAGCTTCAATGGAAGATGTCATAATCGCAGCAAAAGCAGCTAACGCACATGATTTCATTATTAAACTTCCTAATGGATTTGAAACTCAA GTAGGACAACTAGGAGCTCAATTATCTGGAGGACAAAAACAAAGGATTGCTATTGCAAGAGCTTTAATAAGAGATCCTAAAATCCTACTACTTGATGAAGCTACTAGTGCTTTGGATTCACAATCCGAAAAAGTAGTACAAGATGCACTTGACTTGGCTTCTAGAGGTAGAACAACAATCATCATAGCTCACCGCCTTTCCACAATTCGTAAGGCTGATTCAATTGTAGTTCTTCAATCAGGAAAGGTGGTTGAATGTGGTTCACACGATGAACTACTTCGACTAAACAATGGACAAGGTGGGATTTACACCAAAATGCTACTTTTGCAACAGACAAGTCAAAATGAAAATGTGCAGCATCAAATAAACAAGAGCCCTCCTCCAATGGAAAATCTAGCAAGTTCAAATTCAAGCTGGCAAAATACACCAGTTCATCACGCGTTTAGCTCTGCACAACCCTTTAGTCCCATATATTCAATCAGTGTTATAGGGTCTAGCTTTGATGATGACTACAGCAGTGAAAACTCGGAGAAACCTTACCGTTCAAACGTATCTTACCGGCGTTTACTACAAATGAATGCTCCTGAATGGAAGCatgctttgtttggatgtttaggtGCCATTGGTTCAGGACTATGCCAGCCATTTTATTCCTATTGCTTAGGAATAGTTGCTTCTGTCTACTTTGTAGATGATAACTCTTTCATCGAATCACAAATCAAGTTGTACTCAATCATCTTCTGCTGCATAGCCGCTGTAAACTTCATCTCAGGCATCATTCAACATTACAATTTTTCTATCATGGGAGAGCGTTTGCTTAAAAGGGTGCGAGAGAATTTGCTAGAGAAAGTGTTGACATTTGAGATAGGATGGTTTGATCAAGAGGAAAATTCAAGTGCAGCAATCTGTGCGCGTTTGGCAACTGAAGCCAACTTGGTTCGATCCCTCGTTGCAGAACGAATGTCGTTGTTAGTTCAGGTCTCCGTCACGGCTTCACTGGCTTTTGTACTCGGTTTAATCGTTACATGGAGGGTAGCTATTGTCATGATTGCTATGCAGCCTTTGGTCATTGCGTGCCTCTATTCAAAAACCGTTCTCTTGAAGAGTATGTCAGGTAATGCAAAAAATGCTCAAAGAGATGCTAGTCAATTAGCAATGGAAGCTACAACAAATCACAGGACTATCGCGGCATTTTCATCCGAGAAAAAGATATTAAATTTATTCAAAACTGCAATGGATGGACCCAAGAAGGAAAGCATCAAGCAATCATGGATTTCAGGTTCTATACTGTCTATGTCACAATTCATGACAACAGCATCTATAGCTTTGACTTTTTGGTATGGAGGCATATTATTAAACCATAAACTTGTAGAATCAAAGCATCTCTTGCAAGTTTTCCTCATTTTGATGGGAACTGGACGACAAATTGCCGATACAGGAAGCATGACTTCTGACATAGCTAAAAGTGGAAGAGCCATTAGTTCGGTATTTGCAATATTGGATAGAAAAACTCAGATTGAACCTGAAGATATTAGAAacagaaaaatgaaaaagagtaTGAAGGGTGATATAAAACTGAAAGACGTGTTTTTCTCGTACCCTGCAAGGCCAGATCAAATGATTCTCAAAGGCCTAACTCTTGAGATTGAAGCTGGCAAAACAGTAGCATTAGTAGGACAAAGTGGATCAGGAAAATCCACCATCATTGGCTTAATTGAAAGATTTTATGACCCTTTTAAGGGATCCATATTCATAGACAATTGTGACATCAAGGAACTTCATTTGAAAAGTTTGAGATCACATATTGCACTGGTGAGTCAAGAGCCTACCCTCTTTGCAGGAACCATACGCGACAACATTGTATATGGGAAGGAAAATGCATCAGAGGATGAAATAAGAAGGGCAGCGCGTCTTGCAAATGCTCATGACTTTATAAG TTCAATGAGAGAAGGGTATGATACATACTGTGGAGAAAGAGGAGTGCAGCTATCAGGAGGACAGAAGCAAAGGATAGCAATAGCTCGGGCAATGGTGAAGAACCCTTCGATACTTCTGCTAGACGAAGCAACAAGTGCTCTTGACAGTGTGTCTGAGAATCTAGTACAAGAAGCTTTGGAGAAAATGATGGTTGGAAGAACATGTGTAGTTATAGCGCACCGTTTATCAACAATACAAAGTGTTGATTCAATAGCTGTAATTAAAAACGGGAAAGTGGTTGAACAAGGTTCTCACTCCCAGTTACTGAACAATAGATCAAAAAATGGGACTTATTACTCTTTAGTTAGGCTACAACAAAGTCACTCAAGTTGA
- the LOC131655782 gene encoding protein ZINC INDUCED FACILITATOR-LIKE 1-like, with translation MEEENLGQPLLKKRYYENCPGCKVDQAKELGTDVSIRNLSYIWMTMLCGTLPVASLFPFVYFMVKDFNIAESEEDISAYAGYVGSSFMLGRSFTSILWGIISDRYGRKPVIIVGVMTVVVFNTLFGLSTNLWMAISMRFFLGSLNGLIGPVKAYATEIFREEKQALGLSSVVAAWGVGLVIGPALGGYLAQPTLKYPHLFPKDSFWDKFPYFLPCFVISAFAFVVAIACIWFPETLHYHNGSKESSDNVEAAEVGSRETEKDKMNKTDKSIFLNWPLMSSIIVYCVFSLHDIAYQEVFSLWAVSPRRLGGLNFKTNDVGNVMAISGFAIIIYQLALYPSVQKACGPVNLARITGALSIPLLQSYPFMTLLTGSTLYLVINIASILKYIMSETISTGLFLLQNRAVEQHQRGAANGIAMTAMSAFKIIGPAGGGALLAWSQKRLNASFLPGTHLVFLVLNIVEGLGVILMFKPFLGEKKEKPMEQLQ, from the exons ATGGAAGAGGAGAATTTAGGACAACCGTTGTTGAAGAAACGGTATTACGAGAACTGTCCAGGTTGTAAGGTGGATCAAGCCAAAGAGCTTGGAACAGATGTTTCCATTCGAAATCTTTCTTATATATGGATGACCATGTTATGTGGCA CGTTGCCAGTAGCTTCGCTCTTTCCCTTCGTTTATTTCATG gtAAAGGATTTCAATATTGCAGAAAGTGAAGAAGATATAAGTGCCTATGCAGGTTATGTTG GATCTTCATTCATGCTCGGCAGATCTTTTACATCTATATTGTGGGGAATAATATCTGATCGCTATGGTAGAAAACCGGTTATAATTGTAGGGGTTATGACAGT TGTCGTTTTCAACACGCTGTTTGGTCTTAGCACAAATCTATGGATGGCTATTAGCATGAGATTTTTTCTTGGAAGTTTAAATGGTCTGATTGGGCCTGTAAAG GCTTATGCAACTGaaatttttagagaagagaagCAAGCTTTAGGACTCTCATCA GTTGTTGCAGCATGGGGAGTTGGTTTAGTCATTGGTCCAGCATTGGGAGGTTATTTGGCTCAG CCGACATTGAAATACCCACATCTATTTCCAAAGGATTCCTTTTGGGACAA ATTTCCGTATTTCTTGCCTTGCTTTGTAATATCAGCTTTTGCATTTGTAGTAGCAATCGCTTGTATTTGGTTTCCG GAAACACTTCACTACCATAATGGCAGCAAGGAGTCCAGTGACAATGTGGAAGCTGCAGAAGTTGGAAGCAGGGAGACTGAGAAAGACAAGATGAACAAAACAGACAAAAGCATTTTCCTAAATTGGCCTTTAATGTCATCCATTATTGTATACTGTGTTTTCTCTCTTCATGATATTGCTTATCAAGAG GTTTTCTCATTATGGGCTGTCAGTCCCCGAAGGTTGGGCGGTTTGAACTTTAAGACAAATGATGTTGGTAACGTTATGGCAATATCCG GTTTTGCTATTATAATTTACCAGCTTGCGCTGTATCCGTCGGTGCAAAAAGCTTGTGGACCTGTTAACCTTGCTCGCATCACAGGG GCTTTATCCATACCCCTTTTGCAAAGTTACCCCTTCATGACACTGTTAACTGGCTCCACATTGTACCTTGTGATAAATATTGCTTCCATTCTGAAGTACATTATGTCT GAGACAATATCAACTGGTTTATTCCTTCTGCAAAATAGAGCAGTG GAACAACATCAAAGAGGTGCAGCTAATGGCATTGCAATGACTGCTATGTCAGCATTCAAAATAATTGGCCCTGCTGGAGGCGGTGCATT ATTAGCATGGTCGCAAAAGAGGTTAAATGCTTCATTTCTCCCAG GCACCCATTTGGTCTTCCTTGTCCTTAATATTGTTGAAGGACTTGGAGTTATTTTGATGTTCAAACCTTTCTTGGGTGAAAAGAAGGAAAAACCAATGGAGCAGTTACAATGA